From a region of the Ovis aries strain OAR_USU_Benz2616 breed Rambouillet chromosome 10, ARS-UI_Ramb_v3.0, whole genome shotgun sequence genome:
- the LPAR6 gene encoding lysophosphatidic acid receptor 6 translates to MVSNNSSDCIYNDSFKYTLYGCMFSMVFVLGLISNCVAIYIFICTLKVRNETTTYMINLAMSDLLFVFTLPFRIFYFATRNWPFGDLLCKISVMFFYTNMYGSILFLTCISADRFLAIVYPFKSKTLRTKRNAKLVCIAVWLTVMGGSAPAVFVPSPGNNTSATCFENFPAATWKTFLSRIVIFIEIVGFFIPLILNVTCSSMVLRTLNKPVTLSRSKINKTKVLRMIFVHLVIFCFCFVPYNINLILYSLMRTQTFVNCSVAIAVRTMYPITLCIAVLNCCFDPIIYYFTSDTIQNSIKMKNWSTRRSDSRFSEAQGTENFIQHNLQMLKNKIPDNESTI, encoded by the coding sequence ATGGTAAGCAATAACAGCTCTGACTGCATATATAATGACTCCTTTAAGTACACCTTGTATGGGTGCATGTTCAGTATGGTGTTTGTGCTTGGGTTAATATCCAACTGTGTCGCCATATATATTTTCATCTGTACTCTCAAAGTGCGGAATGAAACAACAACATACATGATTAACTTGGCAATGTCAGACTTGCTTTTCGTTTTTACTTTACCCTTCAGGATATTTTACTTTGCAACAAGGAACTGGCCCTTTGGGGATTTACTTTGTAAGATTTCAGTGATGTTCTTTTATACCAACATGTATGGAAGCATTTTGTTCTTAACCTGTATTAGTGCTGATCGGTTTCTGGCCATCGTCTACCCATTTAAGTCGAAGACGCTGAGAACCAAACGAAATGCAAAACTCGTTTGTATTGCTGTGTGGTTAACTGTGATGGGAGGAAGTGCACCAGCAGTTTTTGTTCCATCTCCGGGTAACAATACTTCAGCAACCTGCTTTGAAAATTTCCCAGCAGCTACATGGAAAACCTTTCTCTCAAGGATTGTAATTTTCATAGAAATAGTGGGGTTTTTTATTCCTCTCATTTTAAACGTAACTTGTTCTAGTATGGTGCTGAGAACTTTAAATAAACCTGTAACATTAAgtagaagtaaaataaataaaactaaggtTTTAAGAATGATATTTGTACATTTGGTTATATTCTGTTTCTGCTTCGTGCCTTACAATATCAAccttattttatattctcttatGAGAACACAGACGTTTGTCAATTGCTCAGTGGCAATAGCAGTAAGGACCATGTACCCAATCACTCTCTGCATTGCTGTTTTAAACTGTTGCTTTGACCCTATCATTTACTACTTCACGTCGGACACGAttcaaaattcaataaaaatgaaaaactggtCCACCAGGAGAAGTGACTCCAGATTCTCTGAAGCTCAAGGCACAGAAAACTTTATTCAACATAACCTACAGATGTTGAAAAATAAGATACCTGACAATGAATCTACAATATAA